Proteins co-encoded in one Prunus persica cultivar Lovell chromosome G6, Prunus_persica_NCBIv2, whole genome shotgun sequence genomic window:
- the LOC18772236 gene encoding leucine-rich repeat receptor-like protein kinase PXC2 produces the protein MAFKLFFFILLAPLLVRALEPVFNDDVLGLIVFKAGLRDPKAKLTSWSEDDNNPCSWVGVKCDPRTNRVSELVLDGFSLSGHVGRGLLRLQFLQILSLANNNFTGTINPDLPHLGSLQVIDLSQNSLSGPIPDEFFMQCGSLRVVSFARNNLTGQIPQSLSICQTLVAVNFSSNQLSGKLPSGIWYLRGLQALDLSDNLLEGEVPEGMENLYDLRVINFRKNWFSGKLPWDIGSCLLLKLLDFSENFFSGSIPESIQRLSSCSSLSLQGNSFAGQIPNWLGDLRSLEMLDISGNNFSGGIPSSFGNLELLEKLNLSRNEFTGSLPESLTNCIKLLAIDVSHNLLAGKLPSWIFKLGIQSVSLSGNRLSGSAEYSSLTSMEASNGGLQVLDLSSNEFSDVLPSDIGVLSRLQFLNMSGNHLLGSIPASIGKLKTASVVDLSDNQLNGSIPSEIGGVVSLKELRLQKNFLTGKIPSQIEKCSSLTSLMLSQNNLTGPIPAAIANLSNLQYVDLSLNKFSGSLPKELTNLSHLLYFNVSHNHLQGDLPLGGFFNTISPSSVSGNPSLCGSVVNRSCTSVHPKPIVLNPNSSNPIGSSSSPTHGHKIIFSISALVAIGAAAFIAIGVIAVTVLNIHVRSSVSRSAAPLELSGGEDYSCSPTTDPNYGKLVMFSGDADFGAGTQALLNKDCELGRGGFGVVYRTVLRDGRSVAIKKLTVSSLIKSQEDFEREVKGLGKIRHHNLVALEGYYWTPSLQLLIYEYIPCGSLYKNLHDGLGKSCLTWRQRFNIILGMAKGLAHLHQINIIHYNLKSTNVLIDSSGAPKVGDFGLARLLPTLDRCILSSKIQSALGYMAPEFACQTVKITEKCDVYGFGILVLEVVTGKRPVEYMEDDVVVLCDMVRGALEEGRVEECLDQKLLGNFPADEAIPVVKLGLICASQVPSNRPDMNEVINILELIQCPSEVQEELE, from the exons ATGGCATTCAAgctcttctttttcattcttcTAGCTCCTCTCCTCGTACGTGCTTTAGAACCTGTTTTCAACGACGACGTTCTGGGCCTGATCGTGTTCAAGGCCGGGCTTCGAGACCCAAAAGCCAAGCTCACTTCATGGAGCGAAGATGACAACAATCCTTGCAGCTGGGTTGGTGTTAAATGCGACCCGAGAACCAACCGAGTCTCTGAGCTTGTTCTTGACGGCTTTTCTCTATCTGGGCATGTAGGCCGAGGCCTTTTGAGGTTGCAATTCCTTCAAATACTCTCACTTGCGAATAACAACTTCACTGGGACCATAAACCCTGATCTCCCTCACCTTGGAAGCTTACAAGTCATTGATTTGAGCCAGAACAGCCTCTCTGGGCCGATCCCGGATGAGTTTTTTATGCAATGTGGGTCGCTAAGAGTGGTTTCATTTGCTAGAAACAATCTCACAGGGCAGATTCCTCAGTCTTTGAGCATATGCCAGACATTGGTGGCGGTGAACTTTTCCTCTAATCAGCTATCTGGGAAATTGCCATCTGGGATTTGGTATTTGAGGGGCCTTCAAGCACTTGACTTGTCAGATAACTTGCTGGAGGGAGAAGTTCCTGAAGGTATGGAAAATTTGTATGATTTGAGAGTAATTAACTTCCGAAAAAACTGGTTTTCGGGGAAGCTTCCCTGGGATATTGGAAGTTGTTTACTTTTGAAGTTGCTTGATTTTAGTGAAAATTTCTTTTCTGGGAGCATTCCGGAGTCAATTCAGAGACTTAGTTCATGCAGTTCTCTGAGTTTACAGGGAAATTCTTTTGCTGGTCAAATTCCAAATTGGCTTGGTGATTTGAGGAGCCTTGAGATGTTAGATATCTCTGGTAATAATTTTTCTGGGGGAATTCCAAGCTCATTTGGAAATCTGGAGCTACTTGAAAAGTTAAATTTATCTAGGAATGAATTTACTGGAAGTTTGCCAGAGTCATTGACTAATTGCATCAAACTTTTAGCTATAGATGTTAGCCATAATCTGTTGGCAGGTAAACTTCCTTCATGGATTTTTAAGCTTGGTATACAAAGTGTTTCTCTTTCTGGCAACCGATTAAGTGGAAGTGCGGAATATAGTTCATTGACATCAATGGAAGCCTCTAATGGGGGTCTTCAGGTCTTGGATTTGTCTTCCAATGAATTTTCTGATGTGCTTCCATCCGACATTGGGGTTCTTAGTAGGTTGCAGTTCTTGAATATGTCTGGGAACCATCTCCTGGGTTCTATTCCAGCAAGTATAGGTAAATTAAAGACAGCATCTGTTGTTGACTTGAGTGACAATCAACTAAATGGAAGCATTCCTTCTGAAATTGGAGGGGTAGTCTCACTCAAGGAACTAAGGCTGCAGAAGAACTTTCTAACTGGGAAAATTCCATCTCAGATTGAGAAGTGTTCATCTCTAACATCTCT GATGCTGTCCCAGAACAACCTAACTGGGCCTATTCCTGCAGCCATTGCAAACCTTTCCAATCTTCAATATGTAGACTTGTCTTTAAACAAATTCTCTGGAAGCTTACCAAAAGAGCTGACAAATCTTTCCCACCTCCTCTACTTCAATGTCTCCCATAACCACCTTCAGGGTGACCTACCCTTAGGGGGCTTCTTCAACACTATCTCACCCTCATCTGTCTCGGGCAATCCATCCCTATGTGGATCTGTTGTTAACCGTTCCTGCACTTCTGTCCACCCCAAACCCATTGTCCTCAACCCAAATTCTTCCAACCCCATTGGCAGTTCTTCCTCACCAACTCATGGTCACAAGATCATATTCAGCATATCAGCTCTCGTTGCTATAGGCGCAGCTGCATTCATTGCCATTGGTGTCATAGCTGTTACCGTCCTCAATATCCATGTGCGGTCTTCAGTTTCACGTTCTGCGGCTCCTCTTGAGTTATCTGGTGGGGAAGATTATAGTTGTTCCCCTACTACTGATCCAAACTACGGCAAGCTTGTCATGTTTTCTGGTGATGCTGACTTCGGTGCCGGGACCCAAGCCTTGCTCAACAAGGACTGTGAACTTGGTcgtggtgggtttggagtagTGTACAGAACAGTCCTTAGAGATGGGCGTTCAGTTGCAATAAAAAAGCTAACGGTCTCAAGTTTGATCAAGTCCCAAGAAGATTTTGAGAGGGAAGTTAAGGGACTTGGAAAGATCAGGCACCATAATCTTGTGGCACTTGAAGGATATTACTGGACTCCGTCGTTGCAGCTCCTCATATACGAGTATATACCTTGCGGGAGTCTGTATAAGAATCTGCATGATGGACTTGGAAAAAGCTGCCTCACTTGGCGACAGAGGTTCAACATAATTCTAGGGATGGCAAAGGGTTTGGCTCATTTGCACCAAATAAACATAATTCACTACAATTTGAAATCAACTAACGTTTTGATAGACAGCTCTGGTGCTCCAAAGGTAGGAGACTTTGGCCTGGCAAGGCTGTTGCCAACGTTAGACCGGTGCATCTTAAGCAGCAAAATCCAAAGTGCACTTGGCTACATGGCGCCTGAGTTTGCATGTCAAACGGTTAAGATTACTGAGAAATGTGATGTGTATGGGTTCGGAATCTTGGTTTTGGAGGTGGTGACAGGGAAGCGGCCTGTGGAATATATGGAGGATGATGTGGTGGTACTTTGTGACATGGTGAGGGGAGCACTGGAGGAAGGCAGGGTAGAGGAATGCCTTGACCAAAAGCTCCTGGGTAATTTTCCAGCAGATGAGGCAATTCCAGTGGTCAAGCTGGGTTTGATATGTGCATCTCAAGTGCCATCAAACCGCCCGGACATGAATGAAGTAATCAACATTTTAGAACTCATCCAATGCCCTTCAGAAGTCCAGGAGGAATTAGAATAA